The following are encoded together in the Streptomyces asoensis genome:
- a CDS encoding cytochrome ubiquinol oxidase subunit I has translation MDLALAPETLARWQFGITTVYHFLFVPLTISLAALTAGLQTAWVRTENEKYLRATKFWGKLFLINIAMGVVTGIVQEFQFGMNWSDYSRFVGDVFGAPLAFEALIAFFFESTFIGLWIFGWDKLPKKIHLACIWMVSIGTILSAYFILAANSWMQHPVGYRINKEKGRAELTDFWAVLTQNTALSQVFHTMSAAFLTGGAFMVGIAAFHLYRKKHVPVMKTSLRLGLVTVVIAGLLTAVSGDVLGKVMFKQQPMKMAAAEALWDGEAPAPFSVFAYGDVEEGHNKVAIEIPGLLSFLANDDFSSYVPGINDVNKAEQEKFGPGDYRPNIPVAYWGFRWMIGFGMTSFAIGLAGLWLTRKKFLLPRHLRVGEDEVPHVVLFRNKALSPKLTKLCWLAAIWTLGFPLIANSWGWIFTEMGRQPWVVYGVLQTRDAVSPGVSQAEVLTSMIVFTALYAILAVIEVKLLVKYVKAGPPELTEADLNPPTKIGGDSRDADKPMAFSY, from the coding sequence GTGGACCTGGCTCTGGCGCCGGAGACACTGGCGCGCTGGCAGTTCGGCATCACCACCGTCTACCACTTCCTCTTCGTCCCCCTGACGATCTCCCTCGCGGCCCTCACCGCCGGGCTGCAGACCGCCTGGGTGCGCACGGAGAACGAGAAGTACCTCAGGGCGACGAAGTTCTGGGGCAAGCTCTTCCTGATCAACATCGCGATGGGTGTCGTCACCGGCATCGTGCAGGAGTTCCAGTTCGGCATGAACTGGTCCGACTACTCGCGCTTCGTCGGTGACGTCTTCGGTGCCCCGCTCGCCTTCGAGGCGCTGATCGCCTTCTTCTTCGAGTCCACCTTCATCGGTCTGTGGATCTTCGGCTGGGACAAGCTGCCGAAGAAGATCCACCTGGCCTGCATCTGGATGGTCTCGATCGGCACGATCCTGTCGGCGTACTTCATCCTGGCGGCCAACTCCTGGATGCAGCACCCCGTCGGCTACCGGATCAACAAAGAGAAGGGCCGGGCCGAGCTCACCGACTTCTGGGCCGTGCTGACCCAGAACACCGCGCTCAGCCAGGTCTTCCACACCATGTCCGCGGCCTTCCTCACCGGCGGCGCGTTCATGGTCGGCATCGCCGCCTTCCATCTGTACCGCAAGAAGCACGTCCCCGTGATGAAGACCTCGCTGCGGCTGGGCCTGGTCACCGTGGTGATCGCCGGACTGCTCACCGCCGTCAGCGGTGACGTCCTCGGCAAGGTCATGTTCAAGCAGCAGCCGATGAAGATGGCCGCCGCCGAGGCGCTCTGGGACGGCGAGGCGCCCGCACCCTTCTCGGTCTTCGCCTACGGAGACGTCGAGGAGGGGCACAACAAGGTCGCGATCGAGATACCGGGCCTGCTGTCCTTCCTCGCCAACGACGACTTCAGCTCCTACGTCCCCGGCATCAACGACGTGAACAAGGCCGAGCAGGAGAAGTTCGGCCCCGGCGACTACCGGCCCAACATCCCCGTCGCCTACTGGGGGTTCCGCTGGATGATCGGCTTCGGCATGACGTCCTTCGCGATCGGCCTGGCCGGGCTCTGGCTCACCCGCAAGAAGTTCCTGCTGCCACGGCATCTGAGGGTCGGCGAGGACGAGGTGCCCCATGTGGTGCTCTTCCGGAACAAGGCGCTCAGCCCCAAGCTGACCAAGCTCTGCTGGCTGGCGGCGATCTGGACCCTGGGGTTCCCGCTGATCGCCAACTCCTGGGGCTGGATCTTCACCGAGATGGGCCGTCAGCCCTGGGTCGTGTACGGCGTCCTCCAGACCCGTGACGCGGTCTCCCCCGGGGTGTCCCAGGCCGAGGTCCTCACCTCCATGATCGTCTTCACGGCGCTCTACGCGATCCTCGCCGTCATCGAGGTCAAGCTGCTGGTCAAGTACGTGAAGGCCGGCCCGCCCGAGCTCACCGAAGCCGACCTCAACCCGCCCACGAAGATCGGTGGCGACTCCCGGGACGCCGACAAGCCGATGGCCTTCTCCTACTAG
- the cydB gene encoding cytochrome d ubiquinol oxidase subunit II: MELHDVWFVLIAVLWTGYFFLEGFDFGVGILTRLLARDRPERRVLINTIGPVWDGNEVWLLTAGGATFAAFPEWYATLFSGFYLPLLLILVCLIVRGVAFEYRVKRPEENWQRNWETAIFWTSLLPAFLWGVAFGNIVGGVKIDRNFEYVGNVWDLLNPYALLGGLVTLTLFTFHGAVFTALKTVGDIRERARKLASQVGLVTAVLALVFLLWTQIDSGDAKSLVALLVAVGALVAALVANQAGREGWSFALSGVTIVAAVAMLFLTLFPNVMPSSLDANWSLTVTNASSSPYTLKIMTWCAGIATPLVLLYQSWTYWVFRKRIGTQHIAETSH; encoded by the coding sequence ATGGAACTGCACGACGTCTGGTTCGTCCTGATCGCCGTCCTGTGGACCGGCTACTTCTTCCTGGAGGGCTTCGACTTCGGGGTCGGCATCCTCACCAGGCTGCTCGCCCGGGACCGGCCGGAACGGCGCGTCCTCATCAACACCATCGGGCCGGTCTGGGACGGCAACGAGGTATGGCTGCTCACGGCGGGCGGCGCGACCTTCGCCGCCTTCCCCGAGTGGTACGCCACCCTCTTCTCCGGCTTCTACCTGCCCCTGCTGCTCATCCTGGTCTGCCTGATCGTGCGCGGCGTGGCCTTCGAGTACCGGGTGAAGCGGCCCGAGGAGAACTGGCAGCGCAACTGGGAGACCGCGATCTTCTGGACCTCGCTCCTCCCCGCGTTCCTGTGGGGCGTCGCCTTCGGCAACATCGTGGGGGGCGTCAAGATCGACCGGAACTTCGAGTACGTGGGCAACGTCTGGGACCTGCTCAACCCGTATGCGCTGCTCGGGGGGCTGGTGACCCTGACGCTGTTCACCTTCCACGGTGCGGTCTTCACGGCCCTGAAGACCGTGGGAGACATCCGGGAACGGGCACGGAAGCTGGCTTCCCAGGTGGGCCTCGTCACCGCTGTGCTCGCCCTGGTCTTCCTGCTGTGGACGCAGATCGACAGCGGTGACGCCAAGAGCCTGGTCGCGCTGCTCGTGGCGGTCGGCGCCCTGGTCGCCGCGCTGGTGGCGAACCAGGCGGGACGCGAGGGCTGGTCGTTCGCGCTCTCGGGCGTCACCATCGTGGCCGCCGTCGCGATGCTCTTCCTGACGCTGTTCCCGAACGTCATGCCGTCCTCGCTCGACGCGAACTGGAGCCTCACGGTCACCAACGCCTCGTCGAGCCCGTACACCCTGAAGATCATGACCTGGTGTGCGGGGATCGCCACGCCGCTCGTGCTGCTCTACCAGAGCTGGACGTACTGGGTGTTCCGTAAGCGGATCGGCACCCAGCACATCGCCGAGACCTCGCACTGA